aagagaaaattgaacatgcggtttatagtggttcggcttatttcaagcctacgtccactcttctgcactgacagcctattggctggattccactatgaacaaacaGATGTTACAGcgatgttcttccttgatttctcggtgtagatgatctaccacactcgctcaaggtatcactaagtatagacactctttgtgtatacaatttcgctcaaaatgtatcgactaataatcaaggtgcttcagactctggaatttctctatcgatcatgcactaaagcaactagaacgtcttccttttatactcctttatgccatcatacccgttggcacataccaaaggaattcctccaatctacccattggacggaatcaatcaagaagatcattcgagctattaaaggaacctgacgatagcccatcaatcttgttcgcccatacaaccaggatcttggtttccaagaatagaaccttccaagaatatttcgtcaaccatcggatcttcaaacgatcttgattacgaataaaagaatccgttatatttatccagccaagagatcttctccagaggataggactaaatcctcaaccaaatacttcggctctggattgccttcgtcactagattagaaaaactgtcaatgacaatagtcttgagtcttgagtgctgagtctggtgatctgaaagtcttcagactctaaataGAATGTCTGCAAttatccagactagactaatagaaacgttttgtcaacttcaaaatatcctggaaagatttctccaacagaggAAACTCAGGAATCTCAGGAAAGAAGAAAGACCGTTCCACATGATCGTCAAAGCGAATGTATCGCAGACTCTGGAGTTGAAAAAAATCCAAGATGATATTGCTTACTTCTTCGGTCTAAAACTGAAGGACGAGCCAAGTGAAGTAGGAAGAAAAGATCATTTGTGTCAGAGATTGCAGAAGGATCCGAGATCATTTGTGTCAGAGATTGCAGAAGGATCCGAGTGAGAAGATTCTCATAATATTGGACGATCTGCGGAATAAACTTGATTTGAAGGCAGCCAGAATTCCTTCGGGAGACAAGAGCATGAAATGCAAATTGCTGCTAACATTGAGATATAAAGATGTGCTGGAGAAAGAGATGGGTACCGATCGAACatttcttcttcaaggtttAAGGGACGACGAAGCTTTCAGGCTATTTGAAAGCGAGGTCGGCGACCAGCTCAATGAGGAATTGAAACCACTAGCGTATCAAGTGGTCAAGAAGCTCGAAGGTTTGCCTCTTTTGATTATCTCTGTCGCACGCACTTTGAAATATAGCCAATTGCCCGCATGGAGAAACATGTTGATAAAAATAGAGGACTCAAATATAGAAACCATAGTGCAGTTGAGTTACGAACATTTGGAGAGCAAGGATGCTAGGTCTTTATTCTTGCTCTATGGTCTCATCGGCGGGACCATTCCGGTTGAACTTCTACTGGGACTAggcatgggcttgggcttgtttGAGTGTTACAGTAAGACTATAAAAGATTCAAGAGATAGACTGAAAACTACGCTCGATAGCCTCCATTCCatttgtttgttgcaggatggCGACGATGACAAGGAAAACGTGATCATACATGATCTTTATAGCGAGGTGGTTGTCTCAACTCCATTTAGCGATCAGAATTCTTTAATGACGAACAGCAAATATGGCTTATGGTCAAAGGAAAAGCTTGAGAAATGTTGGGCTAGATTCCTAGCTGATGTTGACAAAAAGAGGCTTGATGAACTAATGAAGTGTCAGTTTCTTTACTTGAAGATACTCATGTTGTCTCAACCAGAAGACTGGTTTCGGGTGCAAGAAGATGAACATGAAGTGGAAGATTGCTCGGAACTACTAGATTTCACATACATGAAGGAGCTCCGTGTCCTATATTTTCGCTCCATGCATATCGCTAGTTTACCTTCCTCGATTGGAATCCTTGGGGACCTCCACTCTTTATACTTAGACGATTGCAATGTGGAGGATGTGACAATTCTTGGCAAGCTCAAAGCATTGCAAATTCTCAGCTTCGCACGATCCACCATTCCTAGGTTGCCTAAAGAAATTGGGAAACTTACAAATCTGAGATCGTTGAATCTACGCGAATGCTACAAGCTTAAAACAATTGAGTCTGGTGTCCTGAAAGGCTTAACCAACTTGGAAGAGTTACATATTTACAGCTTTTCTCAATGGATGGTTAAGGATCGTATACCATCAGAATCATGTAATGCTAGGCTTGCCGAGTTGAAGAGCTTGACTAAGCTATCCGCTCTGGCAATATCAATCCCTAATCCAACCATACTCTTGAAGGATGGTGACCTGCCATTTGGGAACCTGGATAGATTTGAGATCAACATAGGACTTGTTGTCGGGTtgaaatttaaagatttaaGAATCATGGAACTCAAATTGGAAGGTTGTGAGAgtattctttcaaaagaatgGGTTCAGAAAACTCTGCAAAAGACTCAGCACTTAACTTTATGCAAGTTGAGTGAGTTCAAAAGGAGTGCTCACGAATTGTGCACCCAAGGATTCGAAGAACTGAAGTACATCAACATTGAAGACAGGCCCTCAATCAAGTACTTTGCCAATTCATCCGACGGCCTCCCACTCACTGCTTTTAGGAAGTTAGAGTCTTTGATGCTCAAAAATCTTATTAAGTTGGAGAAGATATGCAATGGTCTCGTCACACTAGAGTCCTTCAGCAAATTGAGAGTCATTGGGGTCACACAGTGCGACCGATTGAAATATTTGTGGTCTCTTTCAGATTGGCAAAGACTTGTACAACTGGAAAAAATTGAAGTGTGGAAATGTAACTCAATGCAATCCATTGTCACACATGATGTGGGAGAAGGTATAGTTTCTACCAATAACAGAGTTGAGTTGCCTAAAGTACGCCATCTGAACTTGTTTGAGTTaccaaatttgacaagtttttgcACCAAAGTTGAAATCACATCAGAGGATACTCCAGTCcaggtaagttttttttttttttccaattttttttccctctgtcaatttgtcaatttgtcATGTTAGGATGATATTGGTATTCACTCAACGCCAGTACATATTGCATTTAACTTTGACTGTTTGTACAATTTGATTCACGTTTTGATTTACAAGTGAAAAATCCTCTCAATTAGAATAGAGACATATTATAGTTAAGGGGAAGCCTCTTTCCACGACtgatactttaatttttttaattttttttaacattagaTATTTGCACTGCTAACTTGGGTTTCTACCGTGACTAATTTATTACTGATTTAACATTcttaatgaaatgaaaaaaaatagtatGCTAAATGAATGAAAGTGAGAATGAATCTTGAATGagtaaataaatttcaataatttcaaaatgaagaaagcgACATCCAGAGATTCAATAAATGGAGATTCAATAAATGGATGACGAGCGACGAGCCATGTAACAAAGAAAGTCCCCATAAGTCATGTCCCGCCTAACATGCAATTTGCAACTAATTCCAACATGTCATGCGAAGTTGCCAACGTCACCGTGTTTGTGCAATTGAGCTGCATTGACAGCATGATAGCAGTGAAGATTTCCTTATGAAGATGATTTCACTTATCACAAAagagaaattcatttttcttttttatttcagcCCGAGAGTTCCACTTATTTTATTGTGAATTTAGCTTTACTTGTAACAGACTCACCTTTAATGAGCTTCATTGTGGTGCCACGTCAGGTTTCATTGCCTCGCTTGGAATCCTTGACAACGGTTGGGCTCCTTGGCCCATAAAAGATACTCAACAGTGAACCTTCATTAAAATACAGCAATCTAAGATCACTAGTGATAGAAGAGTCTAAATCCACGCCGAAGAGTATTCTGAAATTAGATTGGATATTGAAGTTGCCGAATTTAGAATCAATGTCACTTGGGAGCTCTCCATTAGCAGAAGTAGTTTTTGACCTGGAGGAGCTAAAGGTCACCGGAGATGTCGAGATTCTCTCTCAGCTAACTAAAATTGACATTAAAGCAGTTACCAAACGTAAAGTGCATGTGGAAATGAGATGTAAAATTACAAGGAATATCGATACTTCAAAACCTGAGGAAGCTCGATGTCTATGGAATGGGGCTATCATCTCTCTTTTCGATGTATGTGGCTAAATGTTTTAGAGAAATTAGAGCCATTGAGGTGTCGGACTGTCCAAATATGAAGGCTTTCATTGTGGATGAAGGAAGAAATGAAGGGACATATGATACTATAGAGTTCCCACTGCTGGAGTATCTATCTATAAAGCAATGTCCCATGGAGAGATTCTTCTCATATCcttgtggaaagaaagagcCACTAACCACTACTTCAGATTCACAAGATGCTAACTCCGATTCCTTCTTTGATTGAAAGGTACAAATCCCTTCTCTTGAGGTTATACCTATActacaaatttttattcacATTCAACTATAAGTCAAGGGAGGCCTCTTTCCACGactgcttttttatttctatttttttttcaattttaaataattgcaCTAATTAATTGGGCTCAAGGGTTTCTAATATGACTAATTGATTACTCATATAACATTTCTAATGAGTAGAAGAAACAGTGTATTGAACGAATGAACCTTCAAAGAATGAACGAAATAAGATAATTTCCAAATGAATAAAGCAACCTCCAAAGATTAGATTAACGGAAGGCGAACGAAGAGCCACGTGACAAAGAAGTCCACATAATTCACGTCCCAACTTCATGCAAGTTGGAACTGATTCCAACGCATCATGCCAAAATAACTGTGTCAACGTAAGCTATTTTGGGGATATTTTGGAGATATTTCCTTCTCCATTTTTTCAGGCTCAACAGAAGATTTTAAGCTTTCGCTTTCCattcaattgagttataaatatTTGATATTGATTGATTAAGTTTTCGACGTTTTTAAAAACAATAAGCCCATTCGTACACTTTGGGTCCATTCATATTCTTTCAGGCGGAGATTGtggatgaaggaggaggagatgaaggGACAGAGTTAGTAACCACCACTTCAGATTTACAAATACTTATTCAGATTCCTTCTTCGGTAGAATGGTAAACATCCCTTCTCTTGAGAATTTACCTACAATAGCCGTAGATACTCGGTTTGCTAGGGCAGGTAACAATATCTCTTTAAAGATTCTTATTTGGTTTTATTTGTTAAAATGTGTTCACAATATAACTACATTTGTCGGAGAAACTTaattcttccattgcattaGATAGGTGGTTCGGATAAGgccaaattgtcaaaattttcatAACCGTAATCTAACGCATAACTCTTATGAGCAGGTTAGTTTACCAAACTTGGAGGACTTAGAGTTTGACTCGATCGGATCCTTCAAAAGGATATGGCATGATGAACTTTTCGAAAGTTCCTTCTACAAATTAGCCACCATCATCGTTGAAAATTGCTCCGACCTACTCCACATCTTCCCTTTGACAATCATAGGGAGATTGCACAACCTAAAAAAATGTCAAGGTTAAAAAATGTCCAGCCTTGAAATCATTGTTTGATTGTGGATCCTTGGATTCAAATACATAACAAGCAACGGTGTTGCTCCCCATATTGGTAAGCATTGATGTTGAAAGCTGTCCCTCTTTGGAATCGTTGTTTAATTGTGGGTCCCTTGATTCAAATGTGAAACACAAAATTATATTGCTCCCCAAGTTGGAAAAAGTGAGAGTGAGTGGAGCAAAAGGGCTAAGATATGTGATCATGAGCCACTCCCAAATAGTTTTGGGTTTTCCTAGTCTTGAAACTGTCAGTGTTGAGAATTACTCTGACCTAAGATATCTCTTCCCCAGTTATACAGCCACAACTCTAGTGAAACTAGAGAGTATAAAATTACTAAATGCGAACATATGAAAGAAGTGATtcccaataaagaagttggtcAATCAGAGGCAAAAGTGATGAGTTTCCCTTGCTTAAGTGTATTAACACTTGAGGAACTTGATAACCTGATTTGTTTCAGCTCAGGAAGTTGTTCATATGATTTCGCCTCCTTAGAAGATCTAAAAATTGTGGGGTGCCGTAACTTTGGAGCTTTCATCCTAAGTCCTACAAATGTCAAGAGACGGTTAGGCGAGATGgctgaagaaaatgatgaattgcCACAACTGTTGTTCAATGAGATGGTTCGTTCTATCCTTTACTGTGATCATTTGTATTCTCACATTATCATGTTTTATAATGAAGAATGTAATAAATTTGTTCTACTTATCCTCCTTTCTCACATTATCCTCATGCAGGTTACATTTCCTAATATAACAAGTCTAGAAATTAATGGCCTTCGATGCAAAGAGCTATGGAACAATCAAATTCCCCCCGAATCCTTTCAGAAGTTGGAATCTCTTGAGTTGAATAACTGTGATAATCTCCAACGTATTGTCACTTTTTATATATGGAAGAAGCTGCAGTGATATCTTGAGGAACTAAAAGTGATTTCATGCCGTTCAATTGAGATCATATACGAAGGTTATGAGATGGGTacagtgtgacatcctgattttcaggttctgatttcAATCGGATAAGtcgggcctttcatcaacgTAACTATAGTGTTCTTCTCTgagatggccactcatgagataactgacCTATCagatgaagccgttaagggattctaatgcaatagacttgagaattcgaccaggaatcgactgttcgaccgtgctagtctgcaagggtcattgtggcacaattaaaaatcgatcagagatcggagataggtcgattcgactaagatggtgatcaaagtgtgggtgatgccacatgattgcaaaattctcatcgattggcactaaaccaattttttgtcgttttgggtaccctgtgtctgtatttgaaaccttgagattttcgcgatcattgagagtcgccaatgtgtcggaTGGGctcattgtggttcgaagaaaatcgaccacgggtcaattgtgttggagaaatcctcttgaagtgttttgaagttgacaaaaacGTTTCATCGAGTCCCATCTGAGGCTTGcggactctgctatttaaagtcaaGACCTCCTGGACAgcccgactcaagactcaaagtctatcctcattgacagctttctaatccgttgaagaaaggctatccataactggatgtttcattaaggatgtggccttattgactggagaatatctcttggctggatatgacataacggaatcctttgtttgatcataattgattcaaagattaaggatccgatgattggcaaagtatacttgaaaggttctacttatggaaaccgagatcctgattgtatgggtgaacaagattgatgggctatcaacatgttcctttaatagctcgaatgatcttcctaattgattccgtccaacgggtagattggaggaattcctttggtaagtgccaacgggtatgatggcatgaaggagtatataaggaaggcGTTCaggttgttcgagtgtgtgcacgatagaagaattccaaagtcgaagctccttgttcttagtcaattcatctcgttgagcaaaatcgtgtaaacaaaagagagtctatattcgtgagaaaccttgaggaagtgtggtagaacatctacactttgtggaatcaaggaaaagctgtgctataacttctcttttgttcatagtgaaatccagccggtggggctcggtgcggaagagtggacgtaggcttggaataagcgaaccactataaatcttgtgttcaattttctcttccctaacctttactttactttgatcgtattttcctttctatcgtttgcctagaatcgcttccgtatctcgagaaattgtttgtgcacctattcaccccctctaggtgcttatactagctatctcaaattgcacaaaaaaattcctaaaagctacccaataggtaaggtcacactaaaagtgcgtttgattgaaaataactgtgaatttgaattcgatttcagaaattggaagtcctatCGTGTCACGAGTCATTCTGGGAATGTCAACTCACCTTATGAGGAAATTCCGGCaagttcgagatttttacggaaaaccgGATCGGACGATGCGAAAAACGAATGGAGATTCAGAATGGCCGATTTAAAGGGATTTTTGACATATGGTGTTAGTGAATTAGTAAATGAAGTTGTTTGgcttttttgaattcaaattggaCTTCGACCGGATTTGTCTGTTCAGAAAATCGGATtccgaaaagaaaatgaattaaaattcgGAATTGAAGAAAATAGCCGTTTGTTGCCCGAAATTTATTGTTCGAGGGAAATTTGATGCAAGAAAGCAAGTAAGGATCAAATACCTTAGCCTGAGAATTTTCAGAGATCAAATTGGACTAAACAAAAGCAAGTGAGACCAAATTTGAATTAGTTTGGGAGGTTTTATATAATTTGTCTTCCTCTCCTTCGGTCCCACAGGCACTTTCtctttccctccctctctcgcaCACGTTCTTCCCTAGCCGACCATCCCCTGCGAATTGGTCTCCATTGCTTTTcagttttgatttttagtttgatCTTATCCCATTCCCTGTCTCATCATTTCTCTCTCATTCGTCTCTCTTTCTCGCAAAGCCTCTCTCGTCTCTCTCAAAGACCCACGCGAGAAGGCCCCACCACCTACCGACAGCCTCTGCTTGGTCTTCAAATGCCTCATCTTCTTTTACTGTACATTGCATTCTTATCTTCacttttgcttttcaatttcacACGTCTCCTCTGCCTTTGAACGACACCCCCTTCCTCactcttctctttcattttcctgcGTTTCCTTTTGATTCTTTTGGGTTCGGTCGATGAAGCCTGCACGCTTCCCTTATCACCACCGACAGCCTTCTGCCCCATTTCCCCACCGATTCCTCTCTGCCACGTCCGAGTTTCCTCCAAGCTCGGTCGACCGAAGAAGCGCCCCCCAGCCGTGTTGACTCCCCTGCCAGCGAAGCTCACCTTCGTTTGTCTCCATCCTCTGAGCAGCCCCGCACCTTCGGTCCCTCATCTCTGCCTCCACCGAACACCTCTCATCTCCTGCCATTGTTCGCGCCTGCCCACCTCACGCCCACGCGTCCACAGCTTCTACCTTTGAAGTCACCGTTGCCGATTTGTTGACCCCGAGTCTCCTCGGCCAACCGTTCGCGTGAGACTTCCATGGAGCAGCTCCCATCTTCACTCGTGGATCAGCCCTGCAATCCTTTCCGCTAGTTTGTTAATCGTGGATCTCCGCTCGTCCAGCGTCAAGAGACCGAATCAGCCgcgtcttctctctctatcgTCCGAGGCAGTCCCTGTCCGTGTCTTCGAGCAGCCGTCTTCAGCACGTCCATTTCAGCCCATAAGAAGTCAGCCCAATTCAGCAGCTCCATTCAAGCCCACGAGCCCAAATGAGTTCAGTCCATCAAAAGCCCAGCGAAATTTTGAGGCCCAAGCCCGTGAAGTCAGGCCCACCGAATCAGTGGACTCAGCCCAGCTCGAGCAGCGAGCTTGTAGGCCGATTTCGGCCCCGATTTGACCCCGGTTGGCGGACCCGCTTCGGATGGGATTGACCCTTGTCGCCTGCTCGTCGATTTGGTCCGATTGGctcgttaatcaagtgagttttactcactaatgctttattagtttgctaaatatgcttaggggttggttagatttaattaaacgcaattaggtggttagattagtttagatcaattaaattagagacttaatgatgcatgttaggtggttagaaatagacattagcaagtaggcatgccatgttatttatggaacgagtcccggtaattttccgggctcgtctCGGCGTCCAATCGGGcaatacgggcctaaattggatttttagtatttatttatttatttttcgaaattaattatttatttatttatttttccggaaattcaacctagatggccggtgaccggaatttcgtgcgattgtcgtggtgcagtccgtttatttaattgagcttcaatttatatggaattgatttaaattgtgaaatttgaggatttgtcctaaattgaatgaaatcgaataattgattggttgatggCCGAGTATTGTTATTTAGCATCGATAATGCTGTAATGATCTGTAAAGCGAGGGAACTGTGAAAGTGAATTGGGGAAATTCTCACTGAAACCAATCGAGAACGATGTAAtgagacatacgtggttcggtgattaaaagatatcactggtgaaaacggcgccttaaagaacgcacgaatGCTGTCTATTACATGCAGCAgtatggacatacgtggttcggtgattaaaggatatcactggtgaaaacggcgccttaaagaacgcacgagtaCTGTCTATTACATGCAGCAgtatggacatacgtggttcggtgatggaggatatcactggtgaaaacggcgccttaaagaacgcacgagtgcTGTCCATTATacacgtcaccttggcgaaaaagacgcccgagagcattaatgaggctctgtgactaagtgtactGCTGGAGATTATCGTGATCGGTAATTggtacgtcaccttggcgaaaaagacgcccgagagcattcaTCTGGCTCTGTGACTGAGTACCCGAATGGAGATTATAAAGTATGGTGTTGATGTGACCAAGAGGTGGtccgaatgacatgtaatcgactaggtcgattgatcattgttttgatctgatgttgtgaattggttgattgaatgggaatggccgtgagtggtcttgttggcatgtGATCGACTAGATCGATTTGATCAAtacttcgatctgtgatgtgattgcttgggtgcctattgaattgtgctattgaattgtgctaatatgcaggtgaaatctgaggccaaggtaagtcctctgactcacgttgtgcataggcagccataaggtgtattagtttactaatcgggtcttagggggtagaacttgttgagacgtagtctcatcccggtttggggaaaatatttcagGACTCTGATGAAGAACCTGAGGAGAAAGAACTCGAAGAGGAGTATCTGAAGGAGAACCCCGAGGATGATCTAGAGTAGGATCCTGATGACTGTTGCTGTAGAATCTAATTGAGTGTAAACCAACATTTTTAGCATGGTTTGTATATGTACATGTATGACTGAGTCATTGTAGGTCTACATAAGGGTGTTGGTtttcatgttcaattttctAGTCCTACTTatatatcccattgctttatggTCTAGGGGtttttataactgcttccgcatgtgctattaaaagTAAAGGGTCAGCGATTTGTagtcctgggatgtcgcattttaaaatcgaccaaaggtaagggatgtgcgcgtgcctgaggatcggggcgtgacatacaGAGAGTGGTAAATTGAGGTTGCTGGTTTTGCGTGATCTCGAAAACTTGAGGTGCATTTGGTAGTCCGATAGTCTTCGAAGCATCCCGTTCCCAAATTTGATAGATGTAGAGGCCATGAGGTGCCCCCATTTGGAAATGCTTTTTCCTACCTTCACGGCGAGATTTCTCAAACAAATTGAAAGGCTGGTGGTGGAGTCATGTGAAAATATGGAACTAATTGCTGACCATGAAAAATGGGAAGAAGCGACCGATACAACAATCACCTTCTCTAAGTTAACGagtttgggacacctggagtgccataacttggcacggaagaatacttaagtgtcataacttcagaaatgtatacttaagtgccagtttCGGAGTAAAGTGGAACGCTTAAGTACCACTTCAGCCAAAATTCAGCCAAATggccgacgtggcaattttcctaTGAGTTGAGTGCAAAAACGTTGTTTTGCATGCTgatgtggcgagaaaatgcacaAACGATGTCATTTCGTATCGATGtgtaaatattaatataaaaattaattaaattaaatttaaaattaattttatctaaaatattctaaaaaataaaaacttaaaaataaaaaaaaaaaaaaacttaaaaaataaaaaaaattaaattaaaaaaaactttaaaaataaaaaaatttaaattaaataaatttaaaataaaaaaaaacttaaaatttaaaaaatttaaaaattaaaaagtaaagattaaaaaaatttaaattaaaaaaactttaaattaaaaaactttaaattttaaaaactttaaattttaaaaacttaaaaattcaaattaaattaaaattaaattaaattaaattaaaattaaaattaaaaaaaaactttaaattaaaaaaattaaattaaaaaatcttaattttaaaatttaaaaaacttccataattaaattttaagtttttttaattttaattttttttttttgatttaaagtttctaaaattttaaatttaaaaaactttaaattttaaaaactttaaattttaaaaacttaaaaattaaaataaaatttaaattaatttaaatta
This Eucalyptus grandis isolate ANBG69807.140 chromosome 7, ASM1654582v1, whole genome shotgun sequence DNA region includes the following protein-coding sequences:
- the LOC108955614 gene encoding disease resistance protein RPS2; this encodes MIVKANVSQTLELKKIQDDIAYFFGLKLKDEPSERLQKDPSEKILIILDDLRNKLDLKAARIPSGDKSMKCKLLLTLRYKDVLEKEMGTDRTFLLQGLRDDEAFRLFESEVGDQLNEELKPLAYQVVKKLEGLPLLIISVARTLKYSQLPAWRNMLIKIEDSNIETIVQLSYEHLESKDARSLFLLYGLIGGTIPVELLLGLGMGLGLFECYSKTIKDSRDRLKTTLDSLHSICLLQDGDDDKENVIIHDLYSEVVVSTPFSDQNSLMTNSKYGLWSKEKLEKCWARFLADVDKKRLDELMKCQFLYLKILMLSQPEDWFRVQEDEHEVEDCSELLDFTYMKELRVLYFRSMHIASLPSSIGILGDLHSLYLDDCNVEDVTILGKLKALQILSFARSTIPRLPKEIGKLTNLRSLNLRECYKLKTIESGVLKGLTNLEELHIYSFSQWMVKDRIPSESCNARLAELKSLTKLSALAISIPNPTILLKDGDLPFGNLDRFEINIGLVVGLKFKDLRIMELKLEGCESILSKEWVQKTLQKTQHLTLCKLSEFKRSAHELCTQGFEELKYINIEDRPSIKYFANSSDGLPLTAFRKLESLMLKNLIKLEKICNGLVTLESFSKLRVIGVTQCDRLKYLWSLSDWQRLVQLEKIEVWKCNSMQSIVTHDVGEGIVSTNNRVELPKVRHLNLFELPNLTSFCTKVEITSEDTPVQAEIVDEGGGDEGTELVTTTSDLQILIQIPSSVECSGSCSYDFASLEDLKIVGCRNFGAFILSPTNVKRRLGEMAEENDELPQLLFNEMVTFPNITSLEINGLRCKELWNNQIPPESFQKLESLELNNCDNLQRIVTFYIWKKLQ